From one Rosa rugosa chromosome 4, drRosRugo1.1, whole genome shotgun sequence genomic stretch:
- the LOC133743582 gene encoding disease resistance protein RGA2-like, with translation MADALISVLLEQLASVVYKHTNAAVKLVLDAEKDVKSFSSKLKAIQAVLEDAEKKQVTEASVEDWLKKLKDVSYEMDNVLDEWNTELLRQQVEEKQEVEVDNALVTKKKVCFPMPSGCFCFGKVNKVIHRHNIAKRIKELNERLTLIAAEREMFGFHQTTIGGHDEQLIQRQNTSSLVDISMIFGREEEKKMLLSKLLRESNQDGGKLLVIPIVGMGGMGKTTLAQLAYNNENVTAHFNKKVWVCVSDPFDEVKIAKAIIENLDETQSSSNELQILLQSIKRRVEDKKFLLVLDDVWTEDHKKWENLKLPIIMQSCAKGSTILVTTRKEGVAKMMRATSSMIHSDKLNDKDCLALFNSIAFLDRKEDQVTEFGAIGEEIVKKCKGLPLAAKTLGSLVWYKKTKEEWRDVLNSKIWELEEVEEQVFRPLLLSYYDLAPTVKMCLLYCAIFPKDYKLRKDDLIEFWMSQDYLNSKGKKEKRRIGQSYFESLAMRSFFQDFVKDELGNIRGCKMHDIVHDFVQFLTQKECTIIEAVDGANQSTELPSDKVRHLTLKNVAKGPLPTLCYGCKNMRSLILLDSEITTISPRSVMQMKCLRTLNLSDNMLNEVPKEIGELIHLRYMDLSWSGNLKELPDAVCDLYNLQTLDVSWCPHLEKLPKAMGKLINLKHLYVWACSELRYLPKGIGSLKSLQVLDRFYVCEGDDDEALKLGDLGIMDQLQGILQIERLGKDDASEIEKAQLGNKEHLSRLEVLFHGGAAEQRKGDEEIVKALQPHQNLESLLIGYCQIGTTESLYWIKSLHNLRSVSLIGWRFCEVLPPLGKLPSLEILEIDGMKKVKTVGVEFLGIEEEEQVSGILFPKLKRLEFREMRNWEEWAFLSEITIMPRLSELRILYCPTLKALPEFLYKIPELRTLEIKGCPILEGEYEKGVGKEWHNIFHIPNLTIGWN, from the coding sequence ATGGCTGATGCACTCATCTCCGTGCTTCTGGAGCAATTGGCTTCAGTAGTATATAAACACACAAATGCAGCGGTGAAACTGGTTTTGGATGCTGAGAAAGACGTTAAAAGTTTCAGCAGCAAGCTCAAAGCTATCCAGGCTGTGCTTGAGGATGCAGAGAAGAAACAAGTGACGGAGGCTAGCGTGGAAGATTGGTTGAAGAAGCTGAAAGATGTGTCGTACGAGATGGACAACGTGCTAGATGAGTGGAACACTGAACTTCTCAGACAACAAGTGGAGGAGAAGCAAGAGGTGGAAGTAGATAATGCTCTTGTTACCAAGAAGAAGGTATGTTTCCCCATGCCCTCCGGTTGCTTTTGTTTTGGCAAAGTCAATAAGGTCATTCATCGTCATAACATTGCTAAAAGGATAAAGGAACTGAATGAGAGGTTAACTTTAATTGCTGCTGAGCGAGAAATGTTCGGCTTTCATCAAACCACAATAGGTGGCCATGATGAGCAGCTTATTCAACGACAGAATACTTCATCTTTGGTCGATATATCTATGATATTTGgccgagaagaagaaaaaaagatgtTGTTGAGCAAGTTGTTGAGAGAGAGTAACCAAGATGGGGGGAAGCTCCTTGTCATCCCTATTGTAGGGATGGGAGGGATGGGGAAAACAACTCTTGCCCAACTGGCCTATAACAATGAAAATGTTACAGCCCATTTCAACAAGAAAGTATGGGTTTGTGTCTCAGACCCTTTTGATGAGGTTAAGATTGCGAAAGCCATCATTGAAAATCTAGATGAAACCCAAAGCAGTTCAAATGAGTTGCAAATTTTATTGCAATCTATCAAGAGACGTGTTGAGGATAAGAAGTTTCTTCTTGTACTAGATGATGTGTGGACGGAAGACCATAAAAAGTGGGAAAATTTGAAACTACCAATTATAATGCAAAGTTGTGCTAAGGGCAGTACAATACTGGTGACCACGCGAAAAGAAGGGGTTGCTAAAATGATGAGAGCAACTAGCAGCATGATCCATTCAGATAAGTTGAATGATAAGGATTGTCTAGCATTGTTCAATAGCATCGCATTTTTGGATAGGAAAGAAGATCAGGTTACTGAGTTTGGAGCTATTGGTGAGGAAATTGTGAAAAAGTGTAAAGGTTTGCCTCTTGCTGCAAAGACTTTAGGTAGTCTAGTGTGgtataagaaaacaaaagaggaaTGGCGGGATGTTCTGAATAGTAAGATATGGGAACTAGAAGAAGTTGAGGAACAAGTTTTCCGACCACTGTTACTAAGTTATTATGATTTGGCTCCTACAGTCAAAATGTGTCTTTTGTATTGTGCAATATTTCCCAAAGATTATAAGTTAAGAAAAGATGATTTGATTGAGTTTTGGATGTCACAAGATTATCTTAATTCAaaggggaaaaaagaaaagagaagaataggTCAAAGTTATTTTGAGAGTCTAGCAATGCGGTCTTTCTTTCAAGATTTTGTCAAAGATGAGTTGGGAAATATTAGAGGGTGCAAAATGCATGATATAGTGCATGACTTTGTGCAGTTTCTTACCCAAAAAGAATGCACTATTATAGAAGCGGTCGATGGTGCTAATCAAAGTACAGAGCTACCCAGTGATAAGGTTCGTCATTTGACCTTAAAAAATGTAGCCAAAGGTCCACTTCCTACTTTGTGTTACGGATGTAAAAATATGCGTAGCCTTATACTCCTTGATTCAGAAATTACAACCATAAGCCCCCGTTCGGTTATGCAAATGAAATGCCTCAGGACATTGAATTTGAGTGATAACATGCTCAATGAAGTTCCAAAAGAGATTGGTGAATTGATTCATTTGAGATATATGGATTTGTCTTGGAGTGGTAATTTGAAAGAATTACCGGATGCTGTGTGTGATTTATACAATCTACAAACTCTGGACGTTTCGTGGTGTCCTCATCTTGAGAAACTACCCAAGGCAATGGGAAAGTTGATTAACTTGAAGCATCTATATGTTTGGGCTTGTTCTGAGCTGAGGTACTTACCGAAAGGGATTGGGAGTTTGAAAAGTCTGCAAGTACTAGATAGGTTTTATGTATGTGagggtgatgatgatgaagcaTTGAAATTAGGAGATCTCGGAATCATGGACCAGCTTCAGGGGATCCTTCAGATAGAAAGATTGGGGAAAGATGATGCGAGTGAGATTGAGAAAGCACAGTTGGGGAATAAGGAGCACCTCTCTCGTTTGGAAGTACTTTTCCACGGAGGAGCTGCAGAGCAGAGAAAAGGTGATGAAGAAATAGTGAAAGCATTGCAACCACATCAAAATTTGGAATCTCTTCTGATTGGGTATTGCCAAATTGGCACCACCGAGTCTCTCTATTGGATCAAGTCTTTACACAATTTGAGAAGTGTTTCTCTCATTGGGTGGAGATTTTGTGAAGTTCTGCCTCCTCTTGGAAAATTGCCATCGCTTGAAATTCTGGAGATAGACGGGATGAAGAAAGTGAAAACGGTGGGAGTTGAATTTCTGggaatagaagaagaagaacaagtctCAGGAATTCtattccccaaattgaaacgaCTTGAATTTAGAGAGATGCGCAACTGGGAAGAGTGGGCCTTTCTTTCTGAAATCACAATAATGCCACGCCTTTCTGAGTTGCGAATTCTGTACTGCCCAACGCTAAAAGCACTGCCAGAGTTCCTCTACAAGATACCAGAACTGCGTACTTTGGAGATCAAGGGTTGTCCAATTCTGGAAGGAGAATACGAAAAAGGCGTGGGGAAGGAGTGGCACAACATTTTTCACATCCCAAACCTCACAATTGGATGGAACTGA
- the LOC133706904 gene encoding V-type proton ATPase subunit G-like, with protein MDSVRGQGGIQMLLTAEQEAQHIVNSARNSKMARLRQAKEEAEREVQQYRINMEAEYQNKLSETSGSSGSNVKRLEEETETKIKSLKESASKVQSDIVGMVMKYITNVKI; from the exons ATGGACTCCGTTAGAGGACAAGGAGGCATCCAGATGCTGCTAACAGCAGAACAGGAAGCTCAACACATTGTTAACAGCGCTAGAAACT CGAAGATGGCTCGCTTGAGACAAGCTAAAGAAGAAGCTGAGAGGGAAGTGCAACAGTATCGCATCAATATGGAGGCTGAGTACCAAAACAAACTTTCGGAG ACAAGTGGGAGTTCTGGATCCAATGTAAAAAGGCTCGAGGAAGAAACAGAAACGAAGATTAAGAGTTTGAAGGAATCGGCCTCCAAAGTCCAATCAGATATTGTTGGCATGGTTATGAAGTATATCACTAATGTGAAAATTTGA